Proteins encoded together in one Luteimonas fraxinea window:
- the xerD gene encoding site-specific tyrosine recombinase XerD, protein MSSRSTTTTPAERRALAVALPPLRDEDRRDIEGFLDAFWAEHGIANQTAAAYRRDLEGLARWRDGRDGGIAHADRVALFEHLAWRTRHGWSPRSNARLLSALRAFFAHRQRRHGRVDDPTALLDPPKLPRSLPKALGESEIDALLGVPDTTSVDGLRDRTMLELMYACGLRVSELVDLPANGVNLRQGALRVTGKGERTRLVPLGEEAQHWLQRYLDEARPTLAGGKSLARDAAGDTPLFLTARRTAMSRQQFWVLVKRHAAAAGIDPARISPHGLRHSFATHLLNHGADLRALQMLLGHSSLSTTQIYTLVAREQLKRLHATHHPRG, encoded by the coding sequence ATGTCCAGCCGCAGCACCACGACGACACCTGCAGAACGCCGCGCGCTCGCGGTCGCATTGCCGCCGTTGCGCGACGAGGATCGCCGCGATATCGAGGGCTTTCTCGATGCGTTCTGGGCCGAGCACGGCATCGCGAACCAGACCGCGGCCGCGTACCGGCGCGATCTCGAAGGGCTCGCGCGCTGGCGCGACGGACGCGATGGCGGGATTGCGCACGCCGATCGTGTCGCCTTGTTCGAACATCTCGCCTGGCGCACGCGGCACGGCTGGTCGCCGCGCAGCAATGCACGCCTGCTGTCCGCGCTGCGCGCGTTTTTTGCGCATCGCCAGCGCCGGCACGGACGCGTCGACGATCCCACTGCGCTGCTCGATCCGCCGAAGCTGCCGCGCTCGCTGCCGAAGGCGCTCGGCGAGTCCGAGATCGACGCGCTGCTCGGCGTGCCCGACACCACCAGCGTCGACGGCCTGCGCGATCGCACGATGCTGGAGCTGATGTACGCATGTGGCCTGCGCGTCAGCGAACTGGTCGACCTGCCGGCGAACGGCGTCAACCTGCGCCAGGGCGCATTACGCGTGACCGGCAAGGGCGAGCGCACGCGCCTCGTGCCGCTGGGCGAGGAAGCGCAGCACTGGCTGCAGCGCTATCTCGATGAAGCACGTCCGACGCTTGCCGGCGGCAAGAGCCTGGCGCGCGATGCTGCCGGTGATACGCCGTTGTTCCTGACGGCGCGCCGCACGGCGATGAGTCGGCAACAGTTCTGGGTGCTGGTGAAGCGCCACGCCGCCGCGGCCGGCATCGACCCCGCCCGCATCAGCCCGCACGGCCTGCGCCACAGCTTCGCCACCCATCTGCTCAACCACGGCGCCGATCTGCGCGCGCTGCAGATGCTGCTCGGCCACAGCTCGCTGTCGACGACGCAGATCTACACGCTGGTGGCGCGCGAACAGCTCAAGCGGCTGCACGCCACGCATCATCCGAGGGGGTGA
- the lptG gene encoding LPS export ABC transporter permease LptG, whose protein sequence is MDVFHRWPGDCAQMEAREMRPLLRIHDLYVAKVVTVMVLATWVVLVGLDALMAGVNEIGAVGQGDYTYFGAITYILQTLPRRAYVMFPTAAVIGSLMGLGQLAATSELIAMRAVGLSRTRLSVSVALPLLLMTAVMVINGETLGPMAQRSADSMKSAARSSDMIVGRYSGLWAREGDTFLNAQNGTEISDGAGARIQLQDVRLFEFASDGRLESVAHAKTAEHGVDGWLLRNVQRTWFEPRAVTRTEALEEHWDSQLDATTLAASASNIWRPRYMPASELRAGIEYRHRNQLDASEFEEHYWGKWFYPLNVLALCLAAIPFAFGSLRSGNAGKRLFIGVVFALGFWLGQTQIVKLAAVYRIDYRLAYLVPPVVMLIISWSLFRRRSG, encoded by the coding sequence CTGGATGTATTTCACCGATGGCCGGGTGACTGCGCCCAAATGGAGGCGCGCGAAATGAGGCCTTTGCTGCGTATCCATGATCTGTATGTCGCCAAGGTCGTCACCGTGATGGTGCTGGCGACCTGGGTGGTGCTGGTCGGTCTCGACGCGCTGATGGCCGGCGTCAACGAGATCGGCGCCGTCGGGCAGGGCGACTACACCTATTTCGGCGCGATCACCTACATCCTGCAGACGCTGCCACGCCGCGCCTATGTGATGTTCCCGACCGCGGCGGTCATCGGCTCGCTGATGGGCCTGGGGCAGCTGGCGGCGACCTCGGAACTGATTGCGATGCGCGCCGTGGGCCTGTCGCGCACTCGATTGAGCGTGTCGGTCGCGCTGCCGCTGCTGTTGATGACGGCGGTGATGGTGATCAACGGCGAAACGCTCGGCCCGATGGCCCAGCGCAGCGCCGACAGCATGAAGTCGGCTGCGCGCTCGAGCGACATGATCGTGGGCCGCTATTCGGGCCTGTGGGCGCGCGAGGGCGATACGTTCCTCAATGCGCAGAACGGCACCGAGATCAGCGATGGGGCAGGCGCGCGCATCCAGCTGCAGGACGTGCGCCTGTTCGAATTCGCCAGCGACGGGCGGCTGGAATCGGTGGCGCACGCCAAGACCGCCGAGCACGGCGTCGACGGCTGGCTGCTGCGCAACGTGCAGCGCACCTGGTTCGAACCGCGCGCGGTGACGCGTACCGAAGCGCTGGAAGAACACTGGGATTCGCAACTCGACGCGACCACGCTGGCCGCCAGCGCCAGCAACATCTGGCGCCCGCGCTACATGCCGGCAAGCGAACTGCGCGCGGGCATCGAGTACCGGCACCGCAACCAGCTCGATGCCAGCGAGTTCGAAGAGCATTACTGGGGCAAGTGGTTCTATCCGCTCAACGTGCTCGCGCTGTGTCTGGCTGCGATCCCGTTCGCATTCGGCTCCTTGCGCAGCGGCAACGCAGGCAAGCGCCTCTTCATCGGCGTCGTCTTCGCGCTCGGCTTCTGGCTGGGTCAGACGCAGATCGTGAAACTCGCCGCCGTGTACCGCATCGATTACCGCCTGGCGTATCTCGTACCGCCTGTGGTGATGCTGATCATTTCGTGGAGCCTCTTCCGACGCCGGAGTGGGTGA
- the lptF gene encoding LPS export ABC transporter permease LptF, giving the protein MSKLDRYLSRELAQSTFAALVVLLIVSLGGVFADVLSDIARGRVPAKLMLAQLGLSVISYMPLILPLGLMLGLMLGFGRLYRDSEMPVLTSVGIGPRRLLRPLSLVVGPMLLVIGACSLWLGPWARDYSQQMIEAGQRSLLVTGLEAGRFVEFPGGGGVVYVNAMSDDGSKLGRVFVYRQDEGRMDVTTSLTGALSIDGTERFLRLDEGFRVEGPLDAGLDYRLMRYASNELRLPAVESRADGDDPELQPTLSLFGDARPEAHAELHYRLAPVLLTLAFALLAVPLARSPPRQARYGRMMTGFLAYVMGMNLMMLGKDWVAEGRIPVLLGLWWLVLPLLGFAAWMYFTDGRVTAPKWRRAK; this is encoded by the coding sequence ATGTCGAAGCTCGACCGATACCTGTCCCGCGAGTTGGCCCAGTCCACGTTCGCCGCCCTCGTGGTGCTGCTGATCGTGAGCCTGGGCGGCGTGTTCGCGGACGTACTGAGCGACATCGCCCGCGGCCGGGTGCCGGCCAAGCTGATGCTGGCCCAGCTGGGCCTGTCGGTCATCAGTTATATGCCGCTGATCCTGCCGCTGGGCCTGATGCTCGGGCTGATGCTGGGCTTCGGTCGGTTGTACCGGGATTCGGAAATGCCGGTGCTGACCTCGGTCGGTATCGGCCCGCGCCGCCTGCTGCGGCCGCTGTCGCTGGTGGTGGGACCGATGCTGCTGGTGATCGGCGCCTGTTCGCTGTGGCTGGGCCCGTGGGCACGCGACTATTCGCAGCAGATGATCGAGGCCGGTCAGCGCAGCCTGCTGGTGACCGGTCTTGAGGCCGGCCGCTTCGTTGAGTTCCCCGGCGGTGGCGGCGTGGTCTACGTCAATGCGATGTCCGACGACGGCAGCAAGCTCGGCCGCGTGTTCGTTTATCGGCAGGACGAAGGGCGCATGGATGTCACCACCTCGCTGACTGGCGCGCTGAGCATCGACGGCACCGAGCGTTTCCTGCGTCTCGATGAAGGCTTCCGCGTTGAAGGCCCGCTCGATGCCGGTCTCGACTACCGGCTGATGCGCTACGCCAGCAACGAGCTGCGCCTGCCGGCGGTCGAATCGCGCGCCGATGGCGATGATCCGGAGCTGCAGCCGACGCTCTCGCTGTTCGGCGATGCGCGCCCCGAAGCCCATGCCGAGCTGCACTACCGCCTTGCCCCGGTGCTGCTGACGCTGGCGTTCGCGCTGCTGGCCGTGCCGCTGGCGCGCAGCCCGCCGCGTCAGGCGCGCTACGGCCGGATGATGACCGGCTTCCTCGCTTATGTGATGGGCATGAATCTGATGATGCTCGGCAAGGACTGGGTCGCCGAAGGGCGCATTCCGGTACTGCTGGGCCTGTGGTGGCTGGTGCTGCCGCTGCTCGGCTTTGCGGCCTGGATGTATTTCACCGATGGCCGGGTGACTGCGCCCAAATGGAGGCGCGCGAAATGA
- a CDS encoding RDD family protein yields the protein MSDTSMPPVIPPRPWIGWRLLAMVYDLWPALALWLLLSAAFTAAFTFLGHHDAHENIAPLSGLQLALWAACWLVTGLYAVISWRNGGQTLGMRPWRLRVRAMDGGRASTRALWVRFGVATVSLLAGGLGFWWAWVDRERLTWHDRASRTRVVREAKRGLQGN from the coding sequence ATGTCCGACACCTCGATGCCGCCCGTCATCCCGCCCCGCCCCTGGATCGGCTGGCGCCTGTTGGCGATGGTCTACGACCTGTGGCCGGCGCTGGCTTTGTGGCTGCTGCTGTCGGCGGCATTCACTGCGGCCTTTACCTTTCTCGGCCACCACGATGCGCACGAGAACATCGCGCCGCTGAGTGGACTGCAGCTCGCATTGTGGGCGGCGTGCTGGCTGGTGACCGGTCTGTATGCCGTCATCAGCTGGCGCAATGGCGGACAGACGCTCGGCATGCGGCCGTGGCGTTTGCGTGTGCGCGCAATGGACGGCGGACGGGCATCGACGCGGGCGTTGTGGGTGCGCTTCGGTGTGGCGACGGTGTCGCTGCTGGCCGGCGGCTTGGGCTTCTGGTGGGCGTGGGTCGATCGTGAGCGGCTGACCTGGCATGACCGGGCGAGTCGGACGCGGGTGGTGCGGGAGGCGAAGCGGGGATTGCAGGGCAATTGA
- the purL gene encoding phosphoribosylformylglycinamidine synthase codes for MIVLEGQQALSLFRRERLEARLQSVSPALSVAGAWHVYFVEAEAGQSPDDATLRRILEVDAGSAPARVDGAVSRYVSPRLGTISPWASKSTELLRGAGLPVHRVERGLRLDLRGWPGDAATQAAVSKLLHDPMTQSLLGDVDAADALFAAPARGALERIALDDLDAANRRLGLALADDEIAYLRERFGALGRDPADVELMMFAQANSEHCRHKIFNASWTIDGEDMQRNGRAQSLFGMIRHTHATTPEHTLSAYSDNAAVVEGYPARRFRPDPVSFEYRSEPLIDSAFCIKVETHNHPTAISPFAGAATGAGGEIRDEGATGRGGKPKAGLTGFSVSHLRIPTLPQPWEAPRALNPRMAPALEIMLDGPLGGAAFNNEFGRPNLLGYFRSFELPEGDDGLVRGYDKPIMLAGGLGAIDRAMVEKKTLSAGDAVVVLGGPAMLIGLGGGAASSVASGESAEDLDFASVQRDNPEMERRVQEVIDRCVALGDRNPILWFHDVGAGGLSNAIPELLHDSSVGGVIDLDRVPSDDPSLSPMQLWCNESQERYVLGIPQDRVEEFEAICARERCPVAIVGVATAEEHLTVGHGATLETIGSGRDWPIDLPMDVLFGKPPKMHRDTARTTPHRWPALNSRAVDLHEAGLRVLAHPTVASKSFLVTIGDRSVGGLTARDQMVGPWQLPVADCAITLSGFDGFTGEAMAIGERSPLALIDSAAAARMAVGEAITNLCAVPVETLHRVKLSANWMAAAGHAGEDARLFDAVHAVAMELCPEIDLSIPVGKDSLSMQAQWQADGAAHKVVSPVSLVVTAFAPVPDVRTQLTPLLSRESDTELWLIGLGAGKQRLGGSVLSQCFEGFGGAVPDVDEPERLKAFFELICEAREAGLLMAYHDRSDGGAFAALCEMAFTAHVGLDIDLEGWGDDRNRDALRTLFSEELGAVVQISAEDRAEFADLVARHGLIECAQRIARPTTANAIRVLDGEDVLAEWKWETLFDAWWSVTHAMQALRDNPECAEEERASARRFDAPAMRPVLTFDPSEDVAAPYISTGARPKVAVLREQGVNGQIEMASAFDRAGFTAIDVHMSDLIAGRVDLATMQGLVACGGFSYGDVLGAGRGWATSVLETAELRAAFERFFARSDTFSLGVCNGCQMLSQLKPIIPGAQHWPRLLRNRSEQFEARFGLLEVEESPSLFFTGMAGSRIPVAIAHGEGRVQFDDDADRIAATVALRYVDGNGQAMSYPANPNGSQDAIAGLASTDGRATILMPHPERTPRTANLSWAPADWPEDSPWLRMFRNARRHLG; via the coding sequence ATGATCGTCCTCGAGGGCCAGCAGGCCCTGTCGCTGTTCCGCCGCGAACGGCTTGAAGCACGTCTGCAGTCGGTGTCGCCCGCGCTTTCCGTCGCCGGTGCCTGGCATGTCTACTTCGTCGAAGCCGAGGCCGGGCAGTCGCCCGACGATGCCACGCTGCGACGCATCCTCGAGGTCGATGCCGGTTCCGCACCGGCGCGCGTCGATGGCGCGGTCTCGCGCTACGTCTCGCCGCGGCTGGGCACGATTTCGCCGTGGGCCAGCAAGTCGACCGAGCTGCTGCGCGGCGCCGGCCTGCCGGTGCATCGGGTCGAACGCGGCCTGCGGCTGGATCTGCGCGGCTGGCCGGGCGATGCGGCTACGCAGGCAGCGGTCTCGAAGTTGCTGCACGACCCGATGACGCAGTCGCTGCTGGGCGACGTGGACGCCGCCGACGCGCTGTTCGCGGCGCCCGCCCGCGGCGCGCTCGAACGCATCGCGCTCGATGATCTCGACGCCGCCAACCGTCGCCTCGGCCTGGCGCTGGCCGACGACGAGATCGCCTACCTGCGCGAGCGCTTCGGCGCGCTGGGCCGCGATCCCGCCGACGTCGAGCTGATGATGTTCGCGCAGGCGAACTCCGAGCATTGCCGGCACAAGATCTTCAACGCGTCGTGGACCATCGACGGCGAGGACATGCAGCGCAACGGCCGCGCGCAATCGCTGTTCGGCATGATCCGCCACACGCACGCGACCACGCCCGAACACACGCTGTCGGCCTACAGCGACAACGCCGCGGTCGTCGAAGGCTATCCGGCGCGTCGCTTCCGGCCCGATCCGGTGTCGTTCGAATACCGCAGCGAACCGCTGATCGACAGCGCGTTCTGCATCAAGGTCGAGACCCACAACCATCCGACCGCGATCTCGCCGTTCGCGGGCGCGGCCACCGGTGCCGGCGGCGAAATCCGCGACGAAGGTGCGACCGGCCGCGGCGGCAAGCCCAAGGCCGGCCTGACCGGGTTCTCGGTCTCGCACCTGCGCATTCCGACGCTGCCGCAGCCGTGGGAGGCGCCCCGCGCGCTGAATCCGCGCATGGCGCCTGCGCTCGAAATCATGCTCGACGGCCCGCTCGGCGGCGCCGCGTTCAACAACGAGTTCGGCCGCCCGAACCTGCTCGGCTACTTCCGCAGTTTCGAACTGCCCGAAGGCGACGACGGTCTGGTGCGCGGCTACGACAAGCCGATCATGCTGGCCGGCGGCCTCGGCGCCATCGATCGCGCGATGGTCGAGAAGAAGACGCTGTCGGCCGGCGACGCTGTCGTCGTGCTAGGCGGTCCGGCGATGCTGATCGGCCTGGGCGGCGGCGCGGCGAGTTCGGTCGCTTCGGGCGAAAGCGCAGAGGATCTCGACTTCGCCTCCGTGCAGCGCGACAACCCGGAGATGGAGCGTCGCGTACAGGAAGTCATCGACCGCTGCGTGGCGCTGGGTGACCGCAACCCGATCCTGTGGTTCCACGACGTGGGCGCGGGTGGTCTGTCGAACGCGATCCCCGAGCTGCTGCACGACTCCAGCGTAGGCGGCGTCATCGATCTCGATCGCGTGCCCAGCGACGATCCGTCGCTGTCGCCGATGCAGCTGTGGTGCAACGAATCGCAGGAACGTTACGTGCTCGGCATTCCGCAGGACCGCGTCGAGGAATTCGAAGCGATCTGTGCGCGCGAGCGCTGCCCGGTCGCGATCGTCGGCGTGGCGACGGCCGAAGAACATCTGACGGTCGGCCATGGCGCGACGCTGGAGACGATCGGCAGCGGTCGTGACTGGCCGATCGATCTGCCGATGGACGTGCTGTTTGGCAAGCCGCCGAAGATGCATCGCGATACCGCGCGCACCACGCCGCATCGCTGGCCGGCGCTCAACAGCCGCGCCGTCGACCTGCACGAAGCCGGTCTGCGCGTGCTCGCGCATCCGACGGTCGCGTCGAAGTCATTCCTGGTCACGATCGGCGACCGCAGCGTCGGCGGCCTGACCGCGCGCGACCAGATGGTCGGCCCGTGGCAGCTGCCGGTCGCCGATTGCGCGATCACGCTGTCCGGTTTCGACGGGTTCACCGGCGAGGCGATGGCGATCGGCGAACGCAGCCCGCTGGCGCTGATCGACTCCGCCGCCGCGGCGCGCATGGCCGTAGGCGAGGCGATCACCAATCTGTGCGCCGTGCCGGTCGAGACCCTGCACCGGGTCAAGCTGTCGGCGAACTGGATGGCTGCCGCCGGACACGCTGGCGAAGACGCGCGCCTGTTCGATGCCGTGCATGCGGTCGCGATGGAATTGTGCCCCGAGATCGACCTGTCGATTCCGGTCGGCAAGGATTCGCTGTCGATGCAGGCGCAGTGGCAGGCCGACGGCGCTGCGCACAAGGTCGTCTCGCCGGTCTCGCTGGTGGTCACCGCGTTCGCGCCGGTGCCCGACGTGCGCACGCAGCTGACGCCGTTGCTCAGCCGCGAGTCCGACACCGAGCTGTGGCTGATCGGCCTGGGCGCCGGCAAGCAGCGTCTCGGTGGTTCGGTGCTGTCGCAGTGTTTCGAAGGCTTCGGCGGCGCGGTTCCAGACGTCGACGAACCCGAGCGCCTGAAAGCATTCTTCGAGCTGATCTGCGAAGCGCGTGAGGCTGGTCTGCTGATGGCCTATCACGACCGCTCCGACGGCGGCGCGTTCGCCGCGCTCTGCGAAATGGCGTTCACCGCGCATGTCGGCCTCGACATCGATCTCGAAGGCTGGGGCGACGACCGCAACCGCGACGCGCTGCGCACGCTGTTCTCCGAAGAACTGGGCGCGGTGGTGCAGATCTCCGCAGAGGACCGCGCTGAGTTCGCCGATCTCGTCGCACGTCACGGCCTGATCGAGTGCGCCCAGCGCATCGCCCGTCCGACGACCGCGAATGCGATCCGCGTGCTCGACGGCGAGGACGTGCTGGCCGAGTGGAAGTGGGAGACGCTGTTCGACGCCTGGTGGTCGGTCACCCATGCGATGCAGGCATTGCGCGACAACCCGGAATGCGCCGAAGAAGAACGCGCAAGCGCGCGGCGCTTCGATGCGCCTGCGATGCGTCCGGTGCTGACCTTCGATCCGTCGGAAGACGTCGCCGCGCCGTACATCTCGACCGGCGCACGACCGAAGGTCGCGGTGCTGCGCGAGCAGGGCGTCAACGGCCAGATCGAAATGGCGTCCGCGTTCGACCGCGCGGGCTTCACCGCGATCGACGTGCACATGAGCGACCTGATCGCCGGCCGGGTGGATCTGGCGACGATGCAGGGCCTCGTGGCCTGCGGCGGCTTCAGCTACGGCGACGTGCTTGGCGCGGGCCGCGGCTGGGCGACGTCGGTCCTGGAGACCGCCGAACTGCGTGCGGCGTTCGAACGCTTCTTCGCCCGCAGCGACACGTTCTCGCTCGGTGTCTGCAACGGCTGCCAGATGCTGTCGCAGCTCAAGCCGATCATCCCCGGCGCCCAGCACTGGCCGCGCCTGCTGCGCAATCGCAGCGAACAGTTCGAGGCGCGCTTCGGCCTGCTCGAAGTCGAAGAATCGCCGTCGCTGTTCTTCACCGGCATGGCCGGTTCTCGGATTCCGGTGGCGATCGCCCATGGCGAAGGTCGCGTGCAGTTCGACGACGATGCCGACCGGATCGCAGCGACCGTGGCTTTGCGCTATGTCGATGGCAACGGACAGGCCATGAGCTACCCGGCGAATCCGAACGGCTCCCAGGACGCCATCGCAGGCTTGGCCTCGACGGATGGCAGGGCAACGATCCTGATGCCGCATCCCGAGCGCACACCGCGCACGGCCAACCTCAGCTGGGCGCCGGCCGACTGGCCGGAAGACAGCCCGTGGTTACGGATGTTCCGGAACGCGAGGCGGCATCTCGGATGA
- a CDS encoding leucyl aminopeptidase, with protein MTLEFTLNQAPPATLSSDCLVIGVFADGPLAGAAAAIDTASGGRLSALATRGDLSGKAGRTSLLHDLPGVTAPRVLAIGLGERAKFGVPQYLKAVADAVRALRDGNSTSAAIALADLDVAGRDAAWKIRQAVVAADHAAYRYVATLGAKNKKREPDTLTAISIVGDDADALAQGKAIAAGVKFARELGNLPPNICNPAYLGEQAQTFASRFDKASCEVLDETQMEALGMGSLLAVARGSANRPRLVVLSWKNGGDAKPFVLVGKGITFDTGGVNLKTQGGIEEMKFDMCGAATVMGTFVSAVGLDLPINLHVIVPAVENGIDGDAYRPSDVITSMSGKTIEVGNTDAEGRLILCDALTYAERFEPAALVDVATLTGACMIALGTQATGLMSKHDDLAAELLAAGEHVFDRAWRLPLWDEYQSMLDSNFADVYNIGGRWGGAITAGCFLSRFTEGQRWAHLDIAGSASGSGKMAYATGRPVGLLSQWLMDQVD; from the coding sequence ATGACCCTCGAATTCACCCTGAACCAAGCGCCCCCCGCCACCCTGTCCAGCGATTGCCTCGTCATTGGCGTCTTCGCGGACGGCCCGCTGGCCGGCGCCGCCGCCGCGATCGACACCGCCAGTGGCGGTCGTCTGTCTGCCCTCGCCACCCGTGGCGATCTGTCCGGCAAGGCCGGTCGTACCAGCCTGCTGCACGATCTGCCGGGCGTCACCGCGCCGCGCGTGCTGGCGATCGGTCTGGGCGAGCGCGCCAAGTTCGGCGTGCCGCAGTACCTCAAGGCGGTCGCCGATGCGGTGCGTGCGCTGCGCGACGGCAACAGCACGAGCGCTGCGATCGCGCTGGCCGATCTCGACGTTGCCGGCCGCGACGCCGCGTGGAAGATCCGCCAGGCCGTGGTCGCCGCCGACCACGCCGCGTACCGCTACGTGGCCACGCTGGGCGCCAAGAACAAGAAGCGCGAGCCCGACACGCTGACCGCGATCTCGATCGTCGGCGACGACGCCGATGCGCTGGCGCAGGGCAAGGCGATCGCTGCCGGCGTGAAGTTCGCCCGCGAGCTCGGCAACCTGCCGCCGAACATCTGCAATCCGGCTTATCTCGGTGAGCAGGCGCAGACCTTCGCGTCGCGCTTCGACAAGGCCTCGTGCGAAGTCCTCGACGAGACGCAGATGGAAGCGCTGGGCATGGGTTCGCTGCTCGCCGTGGCGCGCGGTTCGGCCAACCGTCCGCGCCTGGTCGTGCTGAGCTGGAAGAACGGCGGCGACGCCAAGCCCTTCGTGCTGGTCGGCAAGGGAATCACGTTCGATACCGGCGGCGTCAACCTCAAGACGCAGGGCGGCATTGAGGAAATGAAGTTCGACATGTGCGGCGCGGCGACGGTCATGGGCACGTTCGTGTCCGCGGTCGGTCTCGATCTGCCGATCAACCTGCACGTGATCGTGCCGGCGGTGGAGAACGGCATCGACGGCGACGCGTATCGCCCGTCGGACGTCATCACCAGCATGTCGGGCAAGACCATCGAAGTCGGCAACACCGACGCCGAAGGCCGCCTGATCCTGTGCGACGCGCTGACCTACGCCGAGCGTTTCGAGCCGGCCGCACTGGTCGACGTCGCCACACTGACCGGCGCCTGCATGATCGCGCTCGGCACGCAGGCCACCGGCCTGATGAGCAAGCACGACGATCTGGCCGCCGAGCTGCTTGCTGCCGGCGAGCACGTGTTCGACCGCGCCTGGCGTCTGCCGCTGTGGGACGAATACCAGTCGATGCTCGATTCCAACTTCGCCGACGTCTACAACATCGGCGGACGCTGGGGCGGCGCGATCACCGCGGGCTGCTTCCTGTCGCGCTTCACCGAAGGCCAGCGCTGGGCGCATCTCGACATCGCCGGCAGTGCCAGCGGCAGCGGCAAGATGGCCTACGCCACCGGCCGCCCGGTCGGCCTGCTGAGCCAGTGGCTCATGGACCAGGTCGACTGA
- a CDS encoding DsbC family protein: MKRYVFALLGAFSLSACAQSPGAPDAAAAATPATPAPAAIEAPAGSPAAEARDAILSINPRVSIESVSDAPLPGFQEVVVSGQVLYVSNDGRYVLQGSLFDAREKRDLSQAGLSKLRQRLLSEVPEDQRIIFAPANPKYTVSVFTDVECGYCRRLHEEIAEYNKRGIAIEYLAYPRMGPGSDDFRLMESVWCAADRKKALTDAKAGRRVDSKACENPVASHYALGQRAGLTGTPMIIAADGTQMPGYMPPDQLLEALQRLDGEAAGGSR, from the coding sequence ATGAAGCGATACGTGTTCGCGCTGCTTGGCGCCTTCAGCCTGTCCGCCTGTGCCCAGAGCCCGGGTGCGCCCGACGCCGCCGCAGCAGCGACGCCCGCGACGCCGGCACCAGCCGCGATCGAAGCGCCGGCCGGTTCGCCCGCTGCCGAGGCACGCGACGCGATCCTGTCGATCAATCCCCGCGTGTCGATCGAAAGCGTGTCCGATGCGCCGCTGCCGGGCTTTCAGGAAGTCGTGGTCTCCGGGCAGGTGCTCTACGTCAGCAACGACGGCCGCTACGTGCTGCAGGGCAGCCTGTTCGATGCGCGCGAGAAGCGTGATCTGAGCCAGGCCGGCTTGTCGAAGCTGCGCCAGCGCCTGTTGTCAGAAGTGCCGGAAGACCAGCGCATCATCTTCGCGCCGGCCAATCCGAAGTACACGGTGTCGGTCTTCACCGACGTCGAGTGCGGCTACTGCCGTCGTCTGCACGAGGAAATCGCCGAGTACAACAAGCGCGGCATCGCGATCGAGTACCTGGCGTACCCGCGCATGGGCCCCGGCAGCGACGATTTCCGCCTGATGGAATCGGTCTGGTGCGCAGCCGACCGCAAGAAAGCGCTCACCGATGCCAAGGCCGGCCGTCGTGTCGATTCCAAGGCCTGCGAGAACCCGGTCGCCTCGCATTACGCACTCGGCCAGCGCGCCGGCCTCACCGGTACGCCGATGATCATCGCTGCCGACGGCACCCAGATGCCGGGCTACATGCCGCCGGACCAGCTGCTCGAAGCGCTGCAGCGTCTCGATGGCGAGGCCGCTGGCGGCAGTCGCTGA